The Mercenaria mercenaria strain notata chromosome 8, MADL_Memer_1, whole genome shotgun sequence genome has a segment encoding these proteins:
- the LOC128558897 gene encoding uncharacterized protein LOC128558897, with protein MGTDLQSYRVRVGLFASSQMSFKGLACFTTFELIIWLSMLLLRAGDIHQNPGPSSTTTSSTDNSLSDSYIFEDFQNSLSFVHYNVQSFFHKRDILQAELQHFDVLSFSETWLSDQIDSSSLTFENFAPPFRKDRNGDNHGGVIVYVRSSFPAIRRTDLEVDGIECIWLEIHIKHRKILFGTFYRPPNSSPIVLTQIENSIGLAYDTSVSDIIITGDFNLDIHKPSTSSKIQDIMIQYNMKQVITESTHYTEHSNSLIDLFILSPTCPIKISGVGEPFLDQNIRFHCPIFCCLDVTKPKPATFKRRVWKYDQGDYEGLRQEALIFDWQSLFDHDIDTYTKNITNQILSMSNKYIPNKIVTIRQSEPPWIHNDIRKYIRKRKRAYDKAKISQNPRHWQAYKQLRNKTIDMLRQAKHHLSLKISDKLKQPDLKTTDYWRILKQFIAPTNKSSIDTLHDNGNIVTDNTDKANLLNNFFQTQTQLNDQNKTLPPLHVNPDENVLTNIQITEDEVEITLKSLNTGKASGPDNINSRILKELSHEIASPLCSLFNRSLHTGKSGFVPNDSTSNQLVSIYNSFCQALDEGKEVRAVFCDISKAFDRVWHRGLLHKLESKGISGQLLLWFKDYLSGRRQRVVLCGSYSETVLISAGVPQGSILGPLLFILYINDIVTDIGSTIRLFADDTSLYITVDDPIQSAITLNADLNTITNWAEKWLVDFNPNKTTSLLISRKHNKPYHPPLSMNGTVIAEVNTHKHLGVTFSHDGTWHEHIETIKTKAWQRINIMRTLKFTLDRKSLETIYTSFIRPLLEYSDVVWDNLSLHDQYELEKIQHEACRIICGATKLVSIDNLYRETCFETLKQRREQHKLTLFYKMTNNLSPPYLNSLVPDNVGDTTTYNLRNANNTRDIHCHTQLYANSFLPSVVNAWNQLPIEHRNCTTLNSFKSKLSANKPMVPSHYYIGNQYDVRSRDDECRDYDDENSEIWTMKVNNRNYDGRNTTLC; from the exons ATGGGTACAGACTTACAATCATACAGGGTGAGGGTTGGTCTTTTTGCCTCATctcaaatgtcatttaaaggtCTAGCATGTTTCACAACCTTTGAACTTATTATTTGGTTGTCAATGCTTCTTCTGAGAGCTGGTGACATTCATCAAAACCCAGGACCCAGTTCAACCACGACATCTTCCACTGACAACTCTCTTTCGGATTCTTACATTTTCGAGGATTTCCAAAACTCACTGTCATTTGTCCATTATAACGTTCAAAGCTTCTTTCATAAAAGGGATATTCTCCAGGCTGAACTACAACATTTCGACGttctttctttttctgaaacTTGGCTAAGTGATCAAATTGATTCTTCTTCTCTCACATTTGAAAACTTTGCACCACCATTCCGGAAGGATCGTAATGGCGATAACCATGGAGGTGTAATCGTGTACGTCAGAAGTTCATTTCCCGCAATTAGGCGCACTGACTTAGAAGTAGACGGCATTGAGTGCATTTGGCTAGAGATTCACATTAAACACAGAAAAATTCTATTTGGTACCTTCTACCGACCACCTAACTCGTCTCCTATAGTTCTTACTCAAATAGAAAATTCTATTGGGCTTGCTTATGATACTTCTGTATCTGACATTATCATCACAGGTGACTTCAATCTAGACATCCACAAACCCTCAACATCTTCCAAAATACAAGACATAATGATACAATACAACATGAAGCAAGTAATCACAGAATCTACACACTACACAGAACACTCTAATTCTTTAATTGACCTTTTTATACTATCTCCTACCTGTCCGATCAAAATTTCTGGGGTTGGCGAACCCTTTCTTGACCAAAACATAAGATTCCACTGTCCTATCTTCTGCTGTCTGGATGTTACAAAGCCAAAACCAGCGACGTTTAAACGGAGAGTCTGGAAATATGATCAAGGGGACTACGAAGGTCTACGTCAAGAAGCTTTAATATTTGATTGGCAGTCGCTCTTTGATCATGATATcgacacatacacaaaaaatattacaaaccaaATACTGTCTATGTCTAACAAATATATTCCAAACAAAATTGTAACAATACGACAATCAGAACCACCATGGATACACAACGACATAcgcaaatatatcagaaaaagaaaacgcgCATATGACAAAGCTAAAATATCACAAAACCCTCGACACTGGCAAGCATACAAACAGCTTAGAAACAAAACAATTGACATGCTCAGACAAGCCAAACACCACTTATCTCTAAAGATTTCAGATAAACTAAAACAGCCAGATCTTAAAACAACAGACTATTGGAGAATACTTAAACAATTCATTGCACCCACTAATAAATCAAGCATCGATACATTACATGATAATGGAAACATAGTCACAGACAACACAGACAAAGCCAACCTTCTGAACAATTTCTTTCAAACCCAAACACAACTCAACGATCAGAATAAAACACTTCCACCACTACATGTAAACCCAGATGAAAATGTCCTCACTAACATTCAAATCACAGAAGACGAAGTAGAGATTACACTTAAATCACTTAATACAGGCAAAGCATCAGGTCCAGACAACATAAACAGTAGAATACTCAAAGAACTCTCCCACGAAATAGCAAGTCCTTTATGCTCTCTTTTCAACAGATCTCTTCACACAGGAAAG TCAGGCTTTGTTCCCAACGACTCAACTTCCAATCAACTTGTTTCTATCTACAATTCTTTCTGTCAAGCCCTAGACGAGGGCAAAGAGGTCAGGgctgtattttgtgacatttcgAAAGCATTCGACCGAGTTTGGCACCGTGGTCTCCTTCATAAACTGGAATCAAAAGGAATTTCAGGTCAGCTTCTTCTTTGGTTCAAGGACTATCTATCTGGTAGAAGGCAGAGGGTCGTTCTTTGTGGTTCCTATTCTGAAACTGTACTTATATCTGCTGGTGTTCCACAAGGTTCCATCCTTGGTCCTCTTCTTTTTATTCTCTATATCAACGACATCGTTACGGACATCGGTTCTACTATTCGtctctttgctgatgacacaagcCTCTACATAACTGTTGATGATCCTATACAATCAGCAATTACACTCAACGCCGATCTCAATACTATCACAAACTGGGCCGAAAAGTGGCTAGTTGACTTCAATCCAAACAAAACAACCTCTTTGCTCATTTCACGAAAACACAACAAACCATATCACCCTCCTCTATCAATGAATGGCACAGTTATAGCAGAAGTAAACACTCACAAGCATCTAGGGGTCACATTTTCTCACGATGGAACTTGGCATGAGCACATTGAGACAATCAAAACAAAAGCATGGCAACGTATCAATATTATGCGCACACTCAAATTTACTCTTGACAGAAAATCATTAGAAACTATCTATACATCTTTCATTCGCCCTCTCCTAGAGTACTCTGACGTCGTTTGGGACAATCTTTCTCTCCATGATCAATATGAGTTAGAAAAAATACAACATGAGGCGTGTAGAATTATCTGTGGGGCAACCAAACTAGTTTCTATCGATAATCTCTATAGGGAAACCTGCTTTGAAACTCTCAAACAAAGAAGAGAACAACACAAACTCACACtcttttataaaatgacaaacaaCCTATCTCCTCCATATCTTAATTCTCTCGTACCTGATAATGTGGGCGATACGACTACATACAACCTAAGGAACGCCAACAACACAAGGGATATCCACTGTCATACACAACTCTACGCAAATTCATTCCTGCCATCGGTTGTAAATGCCTGGAATCAGCTTCCTATTGAACACCGAAACTGTACTACACTCAACTCTTTCAAAAGCAAACTCAGTGCGAACAAACCCATGGTTCCCTCTCATTACTACATTGGCAATC